Genomic segment of Photobacterium profundum SS9:
ACCCGCAACATGGCTCATGAACATCATACTGGCGGCTTGTGGGTTTTGTTTAAAATCGTCAAAAAGGTAGCTAGCAACAAGCTTGATGTTTGGAACATGAATAAAATCACACTGGCTAGTTGCCGGATATGCCTGATTTATATAGTGCCATGCGCCCGTTTCTTTCTCATCCCATTGGTTCAGGCTTGCAGGAATTGTTTCACCCATTTGTGCCCAAATATCTTCAGCCGGAATCTTTCGGATCAAATCTGGCACCATCGCCAATTTGGCAAACTGGCTCGCCCCTTCAAAACTATCCATTTTTTGTTGAATATCTTCAGGCATCGACTGGTAAGCCTTTGCTGCCAGTACATCCACTTGTGTACGAGCTGTAGTGTCTAGATTCTGATAAGCAATTTGTGCCACGGTAACATGCCCTTGATAATTCCAAGCATGAGCAACATTCGGAAGCAGAGCAAGTGAAGCTACTGCAGTTGCGATAATCGATGTCTTTTTCATGGCTCTCACATTCACACTTTCTTACAAAATAAGTGCAATTAGGCACCCCATGAACGACAAGATCAACCCAATATATCAATTACGAATCTAGTTGCTTAGACAATCGATTAACTCTATACAATTTGCGTAACTTCTCAATAAGTCGGGGCATAAGCGAAGAGTGATCCTGATAGTGTTTTTAAAATTAATGTTAGGATCTCTAAGATCGGCTTGATTGATCCTTTCAAACCTTCAAAATAGTAGCCTCTAACCACGTAGAGCCTTTTGTCTCAATGAAAATTAATCTCCCAGACATTCCAGAGTCAGAGCAAACCCCTTTGGTAAA
This window contains:
- a CDS encoding S1/P1 nuclease, giving the protein MKKTSIIATAVASLALLPNVAHAWNYQGHVTVAQIAYQNLDTTARTQVDVLAAKAYQSMPEDIQQKMDSFEGASQFAKLAMVPDLIRKIPAEDIWAQMGETIPASLNQWDEKETGAWHYINQAYPATSQCDFIHVPNIKLVASYLFDDFKQNPQAASMMFMSHVAGDSHQPMHSISQSLSKNVCVTDLGANKHTLDVPQKDLHHLWDSGMGLLGTEHNINDFATDLQLAYPSTTMTLGKTADVNLWVTESYQLADFGYSVAIDAKPSESYYNKGTELVKQRLTQAGYRLADELNSALAKK